Below is a window of Candidatus Cloacimonadota bacterium DNA.
GTAACGATTTCGGAAGGAAGCTCTTTTCTCATAAAATAGAATTTTTTCCTGATTGATTCGTAATTCAGGATCAGAGAATTGATATCAAAAGGAAAAACTATGAGCATACCTTTGCCGACATTTTTGAAAACAATATGCAGATTTGTGTCAATAAATACAAGGCTTTTATCATGCACATAAGACATCTCGGAATTTATATCAACCAAACCGATACCTGTATAATGAGATTTATCGCTGGCAACCAGGTAAGAGACATTTTTTGTTTTGTATTTTTTTTTGAAAATGGCAGCATAAGATTTTGCTTCAAATATGACTGAACCACCACCTTCCAAATAATTAGAGATGATATGTTCTTCATCAGAATTGATCGAGGAAGGAACAATCAGAACTGCATAATTTTCAGGTTTGATCGGATTTTTTGACATAATCCTATCAAAAGTAATTCCTTCCTGATTCAGAATTATCTCCCATCCTGGTTGATAACCGATAATACCAACTTTCAAGTTCATAGGATCTCCTTCATTATTTTATTGAGTTCTTCTTCTCTTTTTTGGAGCGGGAACATTTCTTCAGCTCGTTCCCTTGCCTGTTCATTGTTTTTAGATTTTAATGCTTTATTTATCGCTTTCACAGTATCTTCAACATCTCCATATCGAACATAATAACCCGTATCTCCGACAACTTCCGGTAATGCTCCATTTGAAGTTACAAACGGAATACAACCGCAATTCATCGCTTCCAGCAAGGCAAGACCAAATGATTCGCGGTAAGAAAGATGGCAATAAACTTTTGCTTTTCGGAACCATTTAAGAGTTTGTTCTTTTGATAAATTTCCGGTAAATATTATATTGGAAGATCCCTCTCTTAAATAATTATATGTTTCATTATCATATTCTCCAATGATGACAAATTCTGCTTCAGGAATCTGTTTCGCAGCTTTAACAAAAGTATCGAGACCTTTCAATTTCATAATATTTCTGGGATTTCTTTGTGCTTTTCCAACCGTAACGACGAGATTTTCTTTCTTATTCTTAACATCTTCACAATCCAAACCTTCTCCGAGATGGATCATCCTGACCTTTCTCAAATCGACAAATTTACCGATTTCATTCTTACTGAAATCAGAAACCGTTAAAATTCGATCTGCATTTTTTAGAACATATTTTATTTTCATGCGAGAGATGAGAGTTAACTGTCCTCCGTATTTGAATTCCGGGATTTTTGTCAGCTCATATCCGGCAATAACAACAACAGTTTTTTTCTTCAACAGCTTTGAGAAAAAAATAACCAGTAAAGCTACAAAATCAGCAAACCAGATATATGAAATATCCGCCCATAAAACACCTTTATATATTTCAGAAATTTTACCCAAATTCTTTTTCCAATTAGATATGATCAAGGTTCTGACCTTAAAACTTTTTTCTAAAATAGATAGATCAGTTTTTACATAAGTCGAATTGTAAGCAGAAATAAATAATAGTTTGGCTAATTTTTTTTCCATTAAGATTTACCTGATCAAAGCAAATTTTCCTCTTGCTATTTGACCATCATCTGTATGAACAACATAAAAATATATGCCGGAACCACATTTATATCCTGAACTATTCAATCCATCCCATTGGAATTGTTGGAAATAGTCTTTCTGCAGCTCGATCACAAAATCTCCGTTCAGATCGTAAATACTGCAGGAAGTATCACCTTTCGGCATGGTTTGAGTAGAGAGATTTTCAATTCTCAAAATGTCTCCCTGAGCAGGATGAAAAGGATTTGGATAAACAACAACATTTCGCAATTTTGTTTCTTTATTGGAAGAAGGAGCAATTCCAATCTCAAAGGAATTCAAACCTTCATCAGTTCCAACATACAAAGTTCCAGTGTCAGGTTCATAAGCAAATGAAGTTATTGTGTTGGAAAGCAGGGGATATTTTTCTTTAGTAATATTGGTGAACTCATCTTCATAATAAGCTTCCGGTTGATAAAGAGTTATCCCATTATCCTGG
It encodes the following:
- a CDS encoding glycosyltransferase; amino-acid sequence: MEKKLAKLLFISAYNSTYVKTDLSILEKSFKVRTLIISNWKKNLGKISEIYKGVLWADISYIWFADFVALLVIFFSKLLKKKTVVVIAGYELTKIPEFKYGGQLTLISRMKIKYVLKNADRILTVSDFSKNEIGKFVDLRKVRMIHLGEGLDCEDVKNKKENLVVTVGKAQRNPRNIMKLKGLDTFVKAAKQIPEAEFVIIGEYDNETYNYLREGSSNIIFTGNLSKEQTLKWFRKAKVYCHLSYRESFGLALLEAMNCGCIPFVTSNGALPEVVGDTGYYVRYGDVEDTVKAINKALKSKNNEQARERAEEMFPLQKREEELNKIMKEIL